The following proteins come from a genomic window of Nostoc sp. TCL26-01:
- a CDS encoding ribonuclease R family protein: MEFSIATLLANFTDDKLVARKVLEKKLGCEDEDSLHKLHIVLEVLEKIGILVKERGKYRRLTEEGLIEAKLRCSSKGFCFAIQDVEGAEDIYIRESHLSNAWNGDRVLVRVLKEGSRRRSPEGEVKLILERSNHTLLARIKQVEGGFRAVPLDDRLLFELKIQANKLKLEEALDHLAHVEVLRYPLAQYPPVGRVVQILGSDAEAAADIDLVTCKHDLSRNFSETVQEAAARLPKRLLKADLKTKLDLRNILTVIITDMNSDNKLVENAISLEKTVAGNWQLGFHISDVSHFVQPDEPLDREAIKRGRSVYLGDLVLPMFPDTVAERCSLVPGSDRLALSFLISISPETGEVLEWEIQPSVVNVDTALSKQQAEAILQGQASKKDSAQIVQLLQNLATIAQAIKQVRLSRGSLQLNLPSNHNPYYDEGILGAVIVNDSPVRSLLTELVLLVNELVAHHLSALGVPAIWRVQGTPDAEDVQEMLKLAINLGVELSLEPEVEIEPLDYQQLTRAFAESPSEQVLTYLLQDTLKPAVYSTTKASHFGLALQQYVHFTAPLRRYPDLLMQRVYYQLLEHGRDRRNTRVKERVNLRHSSSHAEINWNVLPPELQQELQSDLTRVIIQINDREKEVQEAEADLAGLQKAQLMKQRIGQVFQGVITGVQSYGFFVEIEVSAVEATAKSHVGVPLRVEGLVHVSSLKDDWYEYRARQQALFGRKNRASYRLGDRVSVQVKSVDYYRQQIDLVTVGSDGLVKNVGVGAVNDDISHMYMPNDLESDDLDHYAEEE, from the coding sequence ATGGAATTTTCAATCGCTACACTCCTTGCCAATTTCACCGATGATAAATTGGTAGCTCGTAAAGTTTTGGAAAAGAAACTTGGCTGCGAGGATGAAGACAGTTTACACAAACTTCATATTGTCTTAGAAGTTTTGGAGAAAATCGGGATTTTAGTCAAGGAACGCGGGAAGTATCGCCGCCTTACAGAAGAAGGTCTAATCGAAGCAAAACTGCGTTGTTCTAGCAAGGGCTTTTGCTTTGCCATCCAAGATGTAGAAGGGGCTGAGGATATTTATATCCGAGAAAGTCATCTCAGCAATGCTTGGAATGGCGATCGCGTTTTAGTCAGAGTTCTCAAGGAAGGTAGTCGTCGCCGTTCTCCGGAAGGCGAAGTCAAGCTGATTTTAGAACGTTCTAACCACACTTTATTAGCACGGATTAAGCAAGTAGAAGGCGGTTTTCGGGCTGTACCCTTGGATGATCGATTGCTGTTTGAACTGAAAATTCAAGCCAATAAACTGAAATTAGAAGAAGCACTCGATCATTTAGCTCACGTCGAGGTGCTGCGCTATCCTTTAGCTCAGTATCCCCCTGTCGGTCGCGTAGTACAAATTCTCGGTAGTGATGCAGAAGCGGCGGCTGATATAGATTTAGTCACTTGTAAACATGATCTATCCCGTAATTTCTCGGAGACGGTACAAGAAGCCGCCGCTAGATTACCGAAAAGGCTACTCAAAGCAGACCTGAAAACCAAACTGGATTTACGTAATATACTTACTGTCATTATCACTGATATGAATAGTGACAATAAGTTAGTAGAAAATGCCATTAGTCTGGAAAAAACTGTCGCTGGGAATTGGCAGTTAGGTTTTCATATCTCTGATGTTTCTCACTTTGTCCAACCAGATGAACCCTTAGACAGAGAAGCAATTAAACGCGGTAGGTCTGTATATTTGGGTGACTTAGTTTTACCTATGTTTCCCGATACCGTAGCTGAACGCTGTTCCCTCGTTCCTGGAAGCGATCGCTTGGCACTATCCTTTTTAATTAGCATCTCGCCTGAAACAGGAGAAGTGTTGGAATGGGAAATCCAGCCCAGTGTCGTCAATGTCGATACAGCCTTAAGTAAACAGCAAGCTGAAGCAATTCTCCAGGGACAAGCTAGCAAAAAAGACTCAGCCCAAATAGTCCAATTACTGCAAAACCTGGCAACCATCGCCCAAGCAATTAAACAAGTCCGCCTCTCCCGTGGTAGCTTGCAATTAAATCTGCCATCGAATCACAACCCCTACTATGATGAAGGGATCTTAGGGGCTGTCATCGTTAATGATTCACCAGTGCGATCGCTCCTGACTGAATTGGTGTTATTAGTAAATGAATTAGTCGCCCACCATTTGAGTGCTTTAGGTGTCCCAGCTATTTGGCGCGTCCAAGGTACACCCGATGCGGAAGATGTGCAAGAAATGCTGAAACTGGCAATTAATCTCGGTGTTGAACTGTCTCTAGAACCAGAAGTAGAGATTGAGCCTCTAGATTATCAGCAGTTAACCAGAGCCTTTGCTGAATCTCCCTCAGAGCAAGTCTTAACTTATCTGTTGCAAGATACACTTAAGCCTGCGGTATACAGTACAACAAAAGCATCCCACTTTGGTTTGGCGCTACAGCAATATGTACACTTCACTGCACCCTTAAGACGCTACCCAGATTTACTGATGCAGAGAGTATACTATCAGCTATTGGAACATGGACGCGATCGCCGTAATACCAGAGTCAAAGAACGAGTCAATCTGCGCCACTCCTCCAGCCACGCCGAAATTAACTGGAATGTTTTACCGCCAGAACTGCAACAGGAATTGCAAAGCGACTTGACTAGAGTGATTATCCAAATCAACGACAGAGAAAAAGAAGTCCAAGAAGCAGAAGCCGATTTAGCCGGGTTGCAAAAAGCCCAACTGATGAAGCAACGCATTGGGCAAGTTTTCCAAGGGGTAATCACTGGTGTGCAATCTTATGGTTTCTTTGTAGAAATCGAAGTTTCCGCCGTCGAAGCCACAGCCAAGAGTCATGTTGGCGTACCTTTACGTGTAGAAGGGCTAGTACACGTCAGTTCCCTCAAAGACGACTGGTATGAATATCGCGCCAGACAGCAAGCACTCTTTGGCAGAAAAAATCGCGCTTCTTATAGATTAGGCGATCGCGTCTCCGTCCAAGTGAAAAGCGTTGATTACTATCGCCAGCAAATAGACTTAGTAACTGTTGGTAGCGATGGCTTAGTCAAAAATGTCGGCGTGGGCGCAGTTAACGATGATATTTCCCATATGTATATGCCCAATGACCTTGAGTCTGACGATTTAGACCATTATGCTGAGGAAGAATAA
- a CDS encoding thioredoxin domain-containing protein — MTNRLAQAKSLYLRKHAENPIDWWPWCDEALATAKAEDKPIFLSIGYSSCHWCTVMEGEAFSDQAIAEYMNGHFLPIKVDREERPDLDSIYMQALQMMSGQGGWPLNVFLSPEDLVPFYAGTYFPVEPRYNRPGFFQVLQALRRYYDTEKDDLRQRKALIVESLLTSAVLQTEATQETQAGELLKQGWETNTGVITPQQYGNSFPMIPYAQLALRGTRFNFASRYDGQQISRQRGLDLALGGIYDHVAGGFHRYTVDPTWTVPHFEKMLYDNGQIVEYLADLWSAGFREPAFERAVAGTIQWLQREMTAPAGYFYAAQDADSFTNPHALEPEEGAFYVWNYAELQQLLTPTELTELQQEFTVTPDGNFEGKNVLQRRHPGQLSASVEVTLAKLFAARYGHVADVLETFPPARDNQEAKSSNWPGRIPAVTDTKMIVAWNSLMISGLARAAGVFKESLYLDLATKAAKFILEHQFVGGRFQRLNYQGQPTVLAQSEDYALFIKALLDLQACTPADSYWLEKAIALQTEFNEFLWSVELGGYFNTSSDASQDLIVRERSYADNATPSANGVAIANLVRLSLLTEDLHYLDLAEQGLKAFTSVMSSAPQACASLFTALDWYRNSTLIRSTIEQINSLIPQYLPTAAFAVVSDLPENSVGLVCQGLKCLAPAATVEQLLQQVQQSQNRA; from the coding sequence ATGACTAATCGTCTTGCTCAAGCTAAAAGTCTTTATCTCCGCAAACACGCTGAGAATCCAATTGATTGGTGGCCTTGGTGTGATGAAGCTCTAGCTACTGCTAAAGCAGAAGATAAACCGATTTTTCTGTCGATTGGTTACTCTAGTTGCCACTGGTGTACTGTCATGGAAGGCGAAGCTTTTTCTGACCAAGCTATAGCCGAGTATATGAACGGTCATTTTTTGCCTATCAAAGTCGATAGAGAAGAAAGACCAGACCTTGACAGTATTTATATGCAGGCATTGCAGATGATGAGTGGTCAAGGGGGATGGCCTTTAAATGTCTTTCTTTCACCAGAAGATTTAGTCCCGTTCTATGCTGGTACTTACTTCCCTGTAGAGCCACGCTATAATCGTCCCGGCTTTTTTCAGGTGTTGCAAGCGCTACGTCGCTACTATGATACAGAAAAAGATGATTTGCGCCAACGTAAAGCCCTAATTGTTGAGTCTCTACTCACTTCTGCTGTCTTGCAAACAGAAGCGACACAAGAGACTCAAGCAGGTGAATTGCTCAAGCAGGGTTGGGAAACGAATACAGGGGTAATTACACCTCAACAGTACGGGAACAGTTTTCCGATGATTCCCTATGCCCAATTGGCTCTACGGGGAACTAGATTTAATTTTGCATCCCGATATGATGGTCAGCAAATTTCTCGGCAACGAGGGCTAGATTTAGCTCTGGGAGGAATTTATGATCATGTGGCTGGTGGTTTTCACCGCTATACTGTTGATCCCACTTGGACAGTACCCCACTTTGAAAAGATGCTTTATGACAATGGTCAGATTGTCGAGTATCTAGCAGATTTATGGAGTGCAGGTTTCAGAGAACCAGCATTTGAAAGGGCGGTGGCTGGTACTATCCAATGGTTACAGCGAGAAATGACTGCGCCTGCTGGTTATTTTTATGCGGCTCAAGATGCTGATAGTTTTACTAATCCTCACGCCTTAGAGCCGGAGGAAGGTGCTTTTTACGTTTGGAATTACGCTGAACTGCAACAGCTATTAACACCCACAGAACTGACAGAATTACAACAGGAGTTTACCGTTACTCCGGATGGTAATTTTGAGGGTAAGAATGTTTTGCAAAGGCGACATCCAGGGCAATTGAGTGCAAGTGTAGAAGTGACATTAGCAAAATTATTTGCAGCTCGTTATGGTCATGTTGCGGATGTGTTAGAGACTTTTCCACCTGCACGGGATAATCAAGAAGCCAAGAGTAGTAACTGGCCAGGACGAATTCCTGCGGTGACGGATACAAAGATGATTGTGGCTTGGAACAGTCTAATGATTTCTGGCTTGGCGAGAGCTGCTGGGGTGTTTAAAGAATCTTTGTATCTAGATTTAGCGACAAAGGCAGCAAAGTTTATTTTAGAGCATCAGTTTGTTGGGGGACGGTTCCAGAGGCTAAATTATCAAGGTCAACCAACTGTTTTGGCTCAGTCTGAAGACTATGCTCTATTTATTAAAGCGCTGCTAGATTTACAAGCTTGTACACCAGCAGATAGTTACTGGCTAGAAAAAGCGATCGCTCTGCAAACAGAATTTAACGAGTTTCTCTGGAGTGTAGAATTGGGTGGATACTTCAATACCTCCAGCGATGCTAGTCAAGATTTAATTGTCCGCGAACGCAGTTATGCAGATAATGCTACACCATCAGCTAATGGGGTGGCGATCGCTAATCTCGTCCGTCTATCACTACTAACTGAGGATCTACACTATCTAGATTTAGCGGAACAAGGTTTAAAAGCTTTTACCAGTGTTATGTCTAGCGCTCCTCAAGCCTGTGCTAGCTTGTTTACAGCTTTAGATTGGTATCGTAATTCTACTTTGATTCGCAGTACTATTGAGCAAATTAATTCTCTAATTCCACAATACTTACCCACAGCTGCGTTTGCTGTAGTATCTGATTTACCAGAAAACAGCGTCGGCTTAGTTTGCCAAGGTTTAAAATGTCTCGCACCAGCTGCTACTGTGGAACAGTTGTTGCAGCAAGTGCAGCAGAGTCAAAACAGAGCTTAG
- a CDS encoding shikimate kinase, with translation MSSLLKGVNVYLIGMMGTGKTTVGNLLAQQLAYRFVDTDEIICQASKKSINQIFAEAGEEAFRQLESDVLAQICAYTQLAIATGGGIILRQENWGYLHHGLVVWLDAPVDLLYARLAEDTTRPLLQEPDPQGKLRSLFAQRTPLYSQADLRITVNEGETPEQIANKVMAAIPSVLK, from the coding sequence GTGAGTAGTTTATTAAAGGGAGTCAACGTATACCTAATTGGCATGATGGGGACTGGTAAAACTACAGTCGGCAACTTACTAGCCCAACAATTAGCCTATAGATTTGTAGACACTGATGAGATTATTTGTCAAGCCAGCAAAAAATCTATTAATCAGATATTTGCCGAAGCCGGAGAAGAAGCATTTCGCCAATTAGAAAGTGATGTCTTAGCCCAAATTTGTGCTTATACTCAACTAGCGATCGCTACTGGTGGAGGCATTATCTTACGACAAGAAAACTGGGGTTATCTACATCACGGTTTAGTTGTCTGGCTAGATGCACCAGTAGATTTACTCTACGCCCGCCTAGCAGAAGATACCACAAGACCGCTACTACAAGAACCCGATCCCCAAGGCAAATTGCGATCGCTCTTCGCCCAAAGAACACCACTCTATTCTCAAGCCGATTTACGCATCACTGTAAATGAAGGTGAAACACCAGAACAAATCGCCAATAAAGTCATGGCAGCAATACCCAGTGTTTTGAAGTAA
- a CDS encoding NB-ARC domain-containing protein, with product MATNDSHQIEEFIEAINNWELEKLYIDLASTKGKALTPVEKKFLRGLLCGCSPAEIASIVYQSRSSSTVRVYLSNGLYKYIEEMLSIQAGYSVKVKNWSRVTYLLEKAGYKKDRLLPQLINSHQQIHQETGTELVKIQLTSTQDWGEAIDVSMFYGRAAELTKVQQWIIQEHCRLIALLGMSGTGKTAFSIKLAQEVQEHFDYIIWRSLLLAPTPEGILDQIIAFLSPHIESKVTETVETKISRLIDCLRSARCLIILDHLDSILANDHQHTQATTVGIKNIPNPNILSQIKYNSSYEIYQELIRRVGESQHQSCLIFTSREKTPEITLLEGDRLPVRSLQLTGLTRQDSRLILQDKGLSQIAETELQVLFNWYGGNPLFLKLVANTIQELFSGQIAEFIAQGTVIFGDIRNILNQQFHRLSHLEKQIIYWITSNQNSVGVNQLPASIIPGLSPRISQRLILEAIELLQKRSLITKQSSGFKPNPALQEYIIDCLIEENWLLSAEQKGNLLMSQTIVSANLNNHTREHHEKLEI from the coding sequence ATGGCAACTAATGATTCTCATCAGATAGAGGAATTTATCGAGGCCATAAACAACTGGGAGTTAGAAAAGTTATACATAGATTTAGCATCAACTAAGGGAAAAGCTCTCACACCAGTAGAAAAGAAATTTCTCAGAGGCTTACTATGTGGCTGTAGTCCAGCAGAGATTGCTAGTATCGTTTATCAAAGCCGTAGTAGCAGCACTGTGAGAGTTTACCTATCTAATGGTTTATACAAATACATTGAAGAAATGCTGAGTATTCAAGCAGGGTATTCAGTCAAAGTCAAAAATTGGAGTCGTGTTACTTATTTGCTCGAAAAAGCTGGCTACAAAAAGGATAGGTTACTACCACAACTAATTAATAGTCATCAACAAATACACCAAGAAACAGGAACTGAGTTAGTAAAAATTCAACTTACTTCTACCCAAGACTGGGGTGAAGCAATTGATGTAAGTATGTTCTACGGACGAGCAGCAGAACTAACAAAAGTTCAACAATGGATTATTCAGGAACACTGTCGGCTAATTGCACTTTTGGGTATGAGTGGCACTGGAAAAACAGCGTTTTCCATCAAACTAGCTCAAGAGGTTCAAGAACATTTTGATTATATTATCTGGCGATCGCTACTTCTCGCACCTACCCCAGAGGGGATATTAGATCAAATAATCGCCTTTTTATCCCCTCATATTGAATCAAAAGTGACTGAGACTGTAGAAACTAAAATTTCTCGCCTCATAGATTGTTTACGTTCTGCACGTTGCTTAATCATCTTGGATCATCTTGACTCTATTCTCGCTAATGACCATCAACACACACAAGCAACTACTGTAGGTATAAAAAATATCCCAAATCCTAATATTTTATCTCAAATCAAATACAATTCCAGTTATGAGATTTATCAAGAATTAATTAGAAGGGTAGGAGAATCTCAACATCAAAGCTGTTTAATCTTTACTAGCCGAGAAAAAACTCCGGAAATTACCCTTTTAGAAGGAGATAGATTACCTGTTCGTTCTTTACAATTAACTGGTTTAACAAGACAAGACAGCAGATTAATTCTGCAAGACAAAGGATTGAGTCAAATTGCGGAAACAGAATTGCAAGTATTATTTAACTGGTATGGAGGTAATCCATTATTTTTAAAATTAGTAGCTAATACTATTCAAGAATTATTTTCTGGGCAAATTGCTGAATTTATCGCCCAAGGTACGGTGATTTTTGGAGATATTAGAAACATTCTCAATCAGCAATTTCATCGCTTATCCCATCTAGAAAAACAGATCATCTATTGGATTACTAGCAATCAAAACTCTGTTGGGGTTAATCAGTTGCCAGCAAGTATTATACCAGGATTGTCACCTCGAATTTCCCAAAGACTAATCTTAGAAGCCATAGAGTTACTACAAAAACGTTCTTTAATCACAAAGCAATCGTCAGGCTTTAAGCCAAATCCAGCCCTACAGGAATACATAATAGACTGCTTGATAGAGGAAAATTGGCTATTAAGTGCCGAGCAAAAAGGTAATCTATTAATGAGTCAGACAATTGTCAGTGCAAATTTAAACAACCACACCAGAGAACATCATGAGAAATTGGAGATTTGA
- a CDS encoding tetratricopeptide repeat protein, producing MTKVNTESLELAKTRYQAGKIAFESGQYREAVENLETASGLLARNTRLGGEVEIWLVTAYEAAGRTEDAIALCQQLRHHPHAETSQQARRLLYILQAPRLKRPSNWMTQIPDLAALSDNEAKTRITAKPRQSSERKKPTEVEFVDLTQVNTKDNRFIWVALIAVGITISYLIWLGVRG from the coding sequence ATGACTAAGGTGAATACAGAAAGTTTAGAACTAGCTAAAACTAGATACCAAGCGGGTAAAATTGCCTTTGAAAGTGGGCAATATCGAGAAGCTGTAGAAAATCTGGAAACAGCCAGTGGATTATTAGCACGAAACACTCGTTTGGGAGGTGAAGTAGAAATTTGGTTAGTCACGGCTTATGAAGCCGCCGGACGTACAGAAGATGCGATCGCTCTTTGTCAGCAACTCCGTCATCATCCCCATGCAGAAACAAGTCAACAAGCCCGGCGATTACTTTACATCTTGCAAGCACCAAGGCTCAAAAGACCTAGTAATTGGATGACACAAATTCCCGATTTGGCAGCATTGTCTGATAATGAAGCCAAAACTCGCATCACAGCTAAACCACGCCAATCATCTGAACGGAAAAAGCCGACTGAAGTCGAATTTGTTGATCTCACTCAGGTCAATACCAAAGATAATCGTTTTATCTGGGTAGCACTCATTGCCGTTGGGATCACTATTTCGTATTTGATCTGGCTCGGTGTTAGAGGCTAG
- a CDS encoding flavin prenyltransferase UbiX, producing the protein MTNYNKPLIIGVSGASGLIYAVRALKYLLAADYEIELVASKSTYMVWQAEQETRMPSEPNQQEQFWREQAGVALAGKLRCHPWSDVGANIASGSFRTLGMIVIPCSMSTVAKLAVGLSSDLLERAADVHLKEGRKLVIVPRETPLSLIHLRNLTTLAETGVRVVPAIPAWYHNPQSIEDLVDFVVARALDQLDIDCIPIQRWQGR; encoded by the coding sequence GTGACAAATTATAACAAACCCCTAATTATCGGCGTATCAGGAGCATCTGGCCTAATTTACGCTGTTCGCGCCCTTAAATATCTGCTAGCAGCTGATTATGAAATTGAATTAGTAGCCTCTAAATCAACTTACATGGTTTGGCAAGCAGAACAGGAAACTCGAATGCCCTCCGAACCAAATCAACAAGAGCAATTCTGGCGAGAACAAGCCGGAGTTGCTTTAGCTGGTAAACTGCGTTGCCATCCTTGGAGTGACGTTGGCGCTAACATTGCTAGTGGTTCCTTTCGGACTTTAGGAATGATTGTCATTCCTTGTAGTATGAGTACAGTAGCAAAGCTAGCAGTTGGCTTGAGTTCCGACTTACTAGAACGCGCTGCCGATGTTCATCTCAAAGAAGGACGTAAGCTAGTAATAGTCCCTAGAGAAACTCCTTTGAGCCTAATTCACCTACGAAACTTAACAACCTTAGCAGAAACCGGAGTTCGAGTTGTCCCAGCCATTCCCGCTTGGTATCACAACCCTCAAAGCATCGAGGACTTAGTTGATTTTGTCGTAGCCCGTGCCTTAGATCAACTCGACATCGATTGCATCCCTATTCAAAGGTGGCAAGGAAGATGA
- the argB gene encoding acetylglutamate kinase produces MMVNDTEYIRQAEATRVRVLSEALPYIQQFAGRTVVVKYGGAAMKDSTLKDQVIRDIVFLSCVGLRPILVHGGGPEINSWLDKLGIEAQFKNGLRVTDAPTMDVVEMVLVGRVNKEIVALINQAGGLAVGLCGKDGNLITARPQGQEDIGFVGEVSNVNIKILDTLASNGYIPVVSSVAADESGQAYNINADTVAGEIAAALGAEKLILLTDTRGILKDYKDPSTLIPKVDIREARELINSGVVSGGMIPKVNCCVRSLAQGVRAAHIIDGRLPHALLLEIFTDVGIGTMILGSQYS; encoded by the coding sequence GTGATGGTCAACGATACTGAGTACATTAGGCAAGCCGAAGCTACACGAGTACGTGTCCTAAGTGAAGCACTACCTTATATTCAACAATTTGCCGGGCGCACCGTTGTTGTTAAATATGGTGGTGCAGCAATGAAAGATAGCACCCTCAAGGATCAGGTGATCCGCGATATTGTGTTTTTGTCTTGCGTCGGGTTGCGACCAATTTTAGTTCATGGTGGCGGCCCAGAAATTAATAGTTGGTTAGATAAGCTGGGCATTGAGGCACAATTTAAGAATGGTCTACGAGTTACCGATGCCCCCACAATGGATGTGGTAGAAATGGTGCTAGTTGGTCGAGTTAATAAAGAAATTGTTGCCCTAATTAATCAAGCTGGTGGTTTGGCAGTGGGGCTTTGTGGTAAAGATGGTAACTTGATTACTGCTCGTCCTCAAGGTCAAGAGGATATTGGTTTTGTCGGGGAAGTCAGTAATGTCAATATCAAAATTTTGGACACTCTAGCCAGTAACGGCTACATCCCTGTGGTTTCTAGTGTGGCAGCTGATGAATCGGGACAAGCTTACAACATCAATGCTGATACTGTAGCTGGTGAAATAGCAGCTGCGCTGGGAGCAGAAAAATTGATTTTATTGACTGACACCAGAGGTATTTTAAAAGATTATAAAGACCCCTCAACCTTAATTCCTAAAGTAGATATTCGTGAAGCCCGTGAGTTGATTAATAGTGGTGTAGTTAGTGGTGGCATGATCCCCAAAGTGAATTGCTGTGTGCGATCGCTTGCTCAAGGAGTCCGTGCAGCACACATCATCGATGGCCGTTTGCCTCACGCCCTATTGTTAGAAATCTTTACTGACGTGGGGATCGGTACAATGATCCTCGGTTCTCAGTATAGTTAA
- the clpP gene encoding ATP-dependent Clp endopeptidase proteolytic subunit ClpP: protein MTIPIVIEQSGRGERAFDIYSRLLRERIIFLGQQVDSNLANLIVAQLLFLDAEDPEKDIYLYINSPGGSVTAGMGIFDTMKHIRPDVCTICTGLAASMGAFLLSAGTKGKRMSLPHSRIMIHQPLGGAQGQATDIEIQAREILYHKKRLNDYLAEHTGQPIERIAEDTERDFFMSPEEAKDYGLIDQVIDRHAAGSRPVAMVSQ, encoded by the coding sequence ATGACTATTCCTATCGTAATTGAACAATCGGGTCGGGGCGAACGCGCTTTTGATATTTACTCACGACTGTTGCGTGAGAGGATTATCTTCTTGGGACAACAGGTTGACAGCAATTTAGCTAACTTAATTGTTGCCCAACTGCTGTTCTTGGATGCCGAAGACCCAGAGAAAGACATTTATCTATATATAAATTCTCCTGGTGGTTCGGTGACTGCTGGTATGGGAATTTTTGACACCATGAAACACATCCGTCCTGATGTCTGTACCATTTGTACAGGATTGGCAGCAAGTATGGGTGCTTTTCTGTTGAGTGCTGGTACTAAAGGTAAGCGGATGAGTTTACCTCATTCACGGATTATGATTCACCAACCGCTAGGTGGCGCACAAGGTCAAGCAACTGATATCGAAATTCAGGCGCGAGAAATTCTGTATCACAAGAAACGGCTCAATGATTATTTAGCTGAACACACTGGTCAACCAATTGAGCGCATCGCAGAAGATACTGAACGCGATTTCTTTATGTCGCCAGAGGAAGCCAAAGACTACGGCTTGATTGACCAAGTAATTGACCGTCACGCTGCTGGTAGCCGTCCGGTGGCTATGGTTAGTCAGTAG
- a CDS encoding LapA family protein: MPLIRLILLVAVMGGLTLLLVQNWSPVISLVFLGMRSQPLPLALWILFSTAAGAGTSLLITSLFKLSNYFGGQPRPAPFKSTTTSRRATTTRQTASTPPPSSQSPVREQDESNSDEFDDWETNTGANDDWDFAQKPQEAANPNSPAQSVRDSTVYERQQQPKSSSQSGSTYSYSYREPKNTAAGKTESVYDADYRVIIPPYQPPANEVANDEDDWGFDDDDDDFEDERPRK; encoded by the coding sequence ATGCCTCTAATTCGCTTAATTCTATTAGTAGCAGTAATGGGTGGACTAACACTGTTGTTAGTTCAAAATTGGTCACCTGTTATATCACTGGTGTTTTTAGGGATGCGGAGTCAACCATTGCCATTAGCGTTGTGGATACTATTTAGTACGGCTGCTGGTGCTGGCACATCTTTACTAATTACCAGCTTGTTTAAATTATCAAATTATTTTGGGGGACAACCACGCCCAGCCCCATTCAAATCAACTACAACTTCTAGACGTGCCACAACTACCCGCCAAACAGCATCTACACCCCCTCCATCTAGTCAATCACCAGTTCGTGAGCAAGATGAGTCTAATAGTGATGAGTTTGATGATTGGGAAACGAATACTGGTGCAAATGATGATTGGGATTTTGCACAAAAGCCACAAGAAGCGGCAAATCCTAATTCTCCAGCCCAATCAGTTCGAGACTCTACTGTCTACGAACGTCAACAACAACCCAAAAGCAGTTCTCAATCTGGTTCCACCTATTCTTATAGCTATCGTGAGCCAAAAAACACCGCCGCAGGTAAAACTGAATCTGTCTACGATGCTGATTACCGAGTAATCATCCCTCCTTATCAACCTCCAGCCAATGAAGTAGCTAACGATGAAGATGATTGGGGATTTGACGACGATGACGATGATTTTGAGGATGAACGCCCTCGTAAATAA
- a CDS encoding DUF3153 domain-containing protein, with product MNYSLIGKLLTVLVRPLRFLLAKLPHKPRINKPISLLILLTALLMSGCVKYDVGVKFDNSNRGELVQHIKLGEQLTSFSGDYVYEWLNSIERRTRKLEGTARRVSREEVFVTIPFSNGKELQTKFNEFFSSRANQKTENKSNEANSELPKIESNLLVTQNNFLLVVRNELIYDLDLRSLSLIGSQGNVSADASSILDLDFSLKTPWGAKNIQITETAIAPEKQGGQLVWHLQPGELNHIEVVFWLPSPLGIGSLLIILFVLGGLYLRYIFMPDPSIQFTPKPAATE from the coding sequence ATGAACTATTCTCTTATTGGTAAACTTTTAACAGTTTTAGTTAGACCGTTGAGGTTTTTACTAGCAAAATTGCCTCATAAACCTCGCATCAATAAACCTATTTCGTTATTAATACTGTTAACAGCACTGTTAATGTCTGGTTGTGTTAAATACGATGTGGGCGTGAAATTCGATAACTCCAATCGTGGAGAACTGGTACAACATATTAAGTTAGGAGAACAACTGACCAGTTTTAGCGGTGACTATGTTTATGAATGGTTAAACAGCATTGAACGCCGTACTCGCAAACTAGAAGGTACAGCCAGACGTGTTTCTAGAGAAGAAGTATTTGTCACAATTCCCTTCAGCAACGGTAAAGAATTACAAACCAAGTTCAATGAATTTTTCAGTTCTCGCGCCAATCAAAAAACCGAGAATAAAAGCAATGAAGCCAATTCAGAACTCCCAAAAATTGAGTCTAACTTACTAGTGACACAAAATAACTTCTTGCTAGTAGTGAGAAATGAATTGATTTATGATTTAGATTTGCGATCGCTCTCTTTGATCGGTAGTCAAGGTAACGTATCAGCCGATGCTAGCTCTATTCTCGACTTGGATTTTAGTTTAAAAACACCTTGGGGAGCTAAAAACATTCAAATAACAGAAACCGCCATCGCACCCGAAAAACAAGGTGGACAGCTAGTATGGCATCTCCAACCAGGAGAACTTAACCACATAGAAGTAGTATTTTGGCTCCCCAGTCCTTTAGGCATTGGTAGTCTGTTAATTATTCTCTTTGTTCTAGGTGGCTTGTACTTGAGATACATCTTCATGCCAGATCCCAGCATTCAGTTTACCCCCAAACCCGCAGCAACAGAGTAA